One genomic segment of Vagococcus intermedius includes these proteins:
- the sdaAB gene encoding L-serine ammonia-lyase, iron-sulfur-dependent subunit beta, producing MNNQEKKEKKVINFKSCFDVIGPVMIGPSSSHTAGAISIGIVANKLFQTQPKKVIVKYYESFAETHKGHGTDYAIVSGILGFATDDSRVPNALEIAKEAGIDVEFIEMEGDSPVNHANTACVNLKDGDREIHVTGISVGGGTIEVKYIELDGFVIEPQGTLPILITITEDETVKSRLEAKLKENNIQVNTITRYQNGNKFLFQLDLNSQPSKVLREELLNLDSDSKIILL from the coding sequence ATGAATAACCAAGAAAAAAAAGAAAAAAAAGTTATTAATTTTAAGAGCTGTTTTGATGTTATCGGACCAGTCATGATTGGTCCTTCTAGTTCACATACAGCCGGAGCAATCTCCATTGGGATTGTGGCAAACAAATTATTCCAAACACAACCTAAAAAAGTCATCGTAAAATATTACGAGTCTTTTGCTGAAACACATAAAGGCCATGGGACAGACTATGCGATTGTTAGTGGTATCTTAGGGTTTGCTACTGATGATTCACGTGTGCCAAACGCTTTAGAAATTGCTAAAGAAGCAGGTATTGATGTTGAGTTTATCGAAATGGAAGGTGATAGTCCAGTTAATCATGCCAATACGGCGTGTGTCAATTTAAAAGATGGTGATCGCGAAATTCATGTGACAGGTATCTCTGTTGGTGGTGGAACTATTGAAGTGAAATATATTGAATTAGACGGTTTTGTCATTGAACCTCAAGGAACATTGCCAATCTTAATTACTATTACTGAAGATGAAACAGTTAAATCACGTTTAGAAGCTAAATTAAAAGAAAATAATATTCAGGTCAATACGATTACGCGCTATCAAAATGGTAACAAATTCTTATTCCAACTTGATTTGAACTCACAACCATCCAAAGTTTTACGAGAAGAATTACTTAATTTAGATAGTGACTCAAAAATTATCTTACTATAA
- the sdaAA gene encoding L-serine ammonia-lyase, iron-sulfur-dependent, subunit alpha — MYFSIEEFISEAEKTGKSLSDLMIEQEMKQTQMSFEEVWEIMDYNLKTMEEAVKRSSEGDGVFSPTGLTGGDAVKLKNYRAKKRTLSGDDMLKGVQSALGTNEVNAAMGVICATPTAGASGTLPGVLFTIKDTLELTREQMIRFLFTSGLFGMVVANNAMIAGAMGGCQAEVGSASAMAAASAVEAAGGTPRQSSEAFGMALGNLLGLVCDPVAGLVEIPCVKRNAIGAGNALIAADMALAGIDNKIPADEVVEAMRKVGINLPRELRETGLGGIAGTPEGKAMKQRIFGD; from the coding sequence ATGTATTTTTCAATTGAAGAGTTTATATCAGAAGCAGAAAAAACAGGTAAATCCTTATCGGATTTAATGATTGAGCAAGAGATGAAACAAACACAAATGAGTTTTGAAGAAGTTTGGGAAATCATGGATTACAATTTAAAAACGATGGAAGAAGCTGTTAAGCGTTCTAGTGAAGGAGATGGTGTCTTTTCACCAACTGGTTTAACCGGTGGAGATGCGGTTAAATTGAAAAACTATCGTGCTAAGAAGAGAACGCTATCTGGGGACGATATGTTAAAAGGCGTTCAAAGTGCTCTAGGAACTAATGAAGTGAATGCGGCAATGGGTGTGATCTGTGCAACCCCTACAGCAGGTGCTAGTGGGACGCTTCCAGGTGTTTTATTTACAATTAAAGATACTCTTGAGCTAACAAGAGAACAAATGATTCGTTTCTTATTTACTTCTGGTTTATTCGGTATGGTCGTTGCTAATAATGCCATGATTGCAGGCGCCATGGGCGGTTGTCAAGCTGAAGTGGGGAGTGCCTCAGCGATGGCCGCTGCCTCAGCTGTTGAGGCGGCTGGCGGTACACCTAGACAGTCTTCTGAAGCGTTTGGTATGGCTTTAGGAAACTTGCTAGGATTAGTTTGTGATCCAGTAGCTGGGTTAGTAGAAATTCCTTGTGTGAAACGTAATGCCATTGGTGCCGGAAATGCGTTAATTGCTGCTGATATGGCATTAGCTGGTATTGATAACAAGATTCCTGCTGATGAAGTTGTAGAAGCGATGCGTAAAGTGGGGATTAACTTACCTCGTGAACTTCGTGAAACAGGTTTAGGTGGGATTGCCGGAACTCCGGAAGGGAAAGCAATGAAGCAACGTATCTTCGGAGATTAG
- the serS gene encoding serine--tRNA ligase has product MLDIKKMRNNFDDVANLLENRGVDKSSLENFLELDQTRRDLIPQVEEKKKQRNLLSEETAVLKRENKDITENITKTKEINETLKDLEKALNEVETQLDDLMVSLPNLPHETVPFGDDEEDNVEVRRWMEPTAFDFEPKAHWEIGEALDILDFERGAKVTGSRFLYYKKLGARLERAIYNFMLDTHIHEHGYQEMLTPYMVNSQSMFGTGQFPKFKEDVFQLADSDYTLIPTSEVPLTNYYANEILKEAELPIYFTALSPCFRSEAGSAGRDTRGLIRLHQFHKVEMVKFATEDTSYDELEKLTLDGEDILKRLNLPYRTITLCTGDMGFSAAKTYDIEVWMPAQNTYREISSCSNCTDFQARRAKIRYRDQDGKVKLAHTLNGSGLAVGRTVAAILENYQNEDGTVTIPEALRPYMGGETVIKA; this is encoded by the coding sequence ATGTTAGATATTAAAAAAATGAGAAATAATTTTGACGACGTAGCAAACTTACTAGAAAATCGAGGCGTGGATAAATCAAGTCTAGAAAATTTCTTAGAACTAGATCAAACAAGACGCGACTTAATTCCTCAAGTTGAAGAGAAAAAGAAACAACGTAACCTTCTCTCAGAAGAAACTGCTGTATTAAAACGTGAAAATAAAGATATTACTGAAAACATTACTAAAACAAAAGAAATTAATGAAACCCTTAAAGACTTAGAAAAAGCATTAAACGAGGTCGAAACACAATTAGATGACTTAATGGTATCACTACCTAACTTGCCTCATGAAACAGTACCATTTGGTGATGATGAAGAGGACAACGTTGAAGTACGACGCTGGATGGAACCAACTGCTTTTGATTTTGAACCAAAAGCACATTGGGAAATTGGAGAAGCTTTGGATATTTTAGACTTTGAACGAGGGGCTAAAGTAACTGGTAGCCGCTTCCTTTACTATAAAAAACTTGGTGCTAGATTGGAACGTGCTATTTATAACTTTATGTTAGATACTCACATCCATGAACATGGTTACCAAGAAATGCTGACACCTTATATGGTAAATAGTCAATCAATGTTCGGAACGGGACAATTCCCTAAATTCAAAGAAGATGTTTTCCAATTAGCTGATTCAGATTACACGCTAATCCCAACATCAGAAGTACCGTTAACTAACTACTATGCTAACGAAATCTTAAAAGAAGCGGAGTTACCAATCTACTTTACAGCTCTAAGCCCTTGCTTCCGTTCAGAAGCTGGAAGCGCTGGTCGCGACACACGTGGATTAATTCGTTTGCACCAATTCCACAAAGTTGAAATGGTTAAATTTGCGACAGAAGATACTTCTTATGATGAGTTAGAAAAATTAACCCTTGATGGAGAAGATATTTTAAAACGTTTGAACCTACCTTACCGAACTATCACTCTATGTACAGGTGATATGGGCTTCTCAGCAGCTAAAACATATGATATTGAAGTTTGGATGCCAGCTCAAAATACTTACCGTGAAATCAGCTCATGTTCAAACTGTACTGACTTCCAAGCAAGACGTGCAAAAATCCGTTACCGTGACCAAGACGGTAAAGTTAAATTAGCACATACTCTAAATGGTTCAGGATTAGCTGTAGGACGTACGGTTGCCGCTATCCTTGAAAATTATCAAAATGAAGATGGCACAGTAACCATTCCAGAAGCACTTCGTCCATACATGGGTGGCGAAACAGTGATCAAAGCTTAA
- a CDS encoding helix-turn-helix transcriptional regulator translates to MKDSIIFSYYKQLVPFIHDILGEDSEILLHDISSPDSSIVALSGNLSNRKIGGPLTDMALKQIKDKQYLTSNYSTNYKSYTTDGKLCRSSSYFIKDENDTFVGMLCINVLVSNLVEMRDTLDKMIKLDSVMAVKPEETEEHEKLGQSIEELMTSLIDSVLDRYDEEHITELKISEKEAIITELSDKGVFLLKGGVAGVAKRLEMSEPSVYRYMSKVK, encoded by the coding sequence ATGAAAGATTCGATAATTTTTTCTTATTATAAACAATTAGTTCCTTTTATCCATGACATCCTCGGTGAGGACAGTGAAATTTTATTACATGATATTAGTTCGCCAGACAGTTCAATTGTGGCACTGTCAGGAAATTTAAGTAATCGTAAAATTGGTGGTCCTTTAACAGACATGGCATTAAAACAAATTAAGGATAAGCAATACCTAACAAGTAATTACAGTACTAACTATAAGTCGTACACGACGGATGGAAAACTTTGTCGATCTTCTAGTTATTTTATTAAAGATGAAAATGATACTTTTGTTGGGATGTTATGTATTAATGTTTTAGTCTCTAATCTAGTTGAAATGCGTGATACGTTGGACAAAATGATTAAGTTAGACAGTGTGATGGCAGTTAAACCGGAAGAAACGGAAGAACATGAAAAACTAGGCCAAAGTATCGAAGAATTAATGACATCCTTAATTGATAGTGTCTTAGATAGGTATGATGAAGAACATATTACGGAGTTGAAAATATCAGAAAAAGAAGCGATTATTACTGAATTAAGTGATAAGGGCGTCTTTTTATTAAAAGGTGGCGTAGCAGGGGTAGCTAAACGATTAGAGATGTCTGAACCAAGTGTTTACCGTTATATGTCTAAAGTAAAATAA